A region from the Triticum aestivum cultivar Chinese Spring chromosome 3D, IWGSC CS RefSeq v2.1, whole genome shotgun sequence genome encodes:
- the LOC123074884 gene encoding probable auxin efflux carrier component 9, which produces MITWLAVYHVVEAMAPLYTAAVLGYASVRWLKAFSEEQCAGINHFVAIYAVPVLIFNMVSTNNPYAMNGRLVAADTLQKAVMLLGLVAWAAWESRSRRRRPSIGGGKASASAAAASPLQWVVTAFSVASLPNTIIMGVPLLGGMYGAMSKDLMKQIVVMQFCVWYNVVIFIYEYMAARRAATAMDGTAKISPGSPGAAPSAEKIAPNDEAIVAAKRAHEVTVNIEITEVAPASTVQKDLADNTTTTVAREMSTDAEEASPPPPAKSTAPSVTHIALMAGKKVLKIPNTYASFLGLIWALIAFKCGIKMPKIIDDSLFTIQTTAVGLSMFASGTFIARQSRFVPCGYAIASVSMVLKFLVGPVVMLLASLAIGMHGTLLHIAVVQAALPLAVTSFVYAEEYKVHADIMSTGVILGIFISLPVTIVYYILLGL; this is translated from the exons ATGATCACGTGGCTGGCCGTGTACCATGTCGTGGAGGCGATGGCGCCGCTGTACACGGCGGCGGTGCTCGGGTACGCGTCCGTGCGGTGGCTCAAGGCCTTCTCCGAGGAGCAGTGCGCGGGGATCAACCACTTCGTCGCCATCTACGCCGTGCCCGTGCTCATCTTCAACATGGTCTCCACCAACAACCCCTACGCCATGAACGGCCGCCTCGTCGCCGCCGACACGCTGCAGAAGGCcgtcatgctgctcggcctcgtcgcGTGGGCCGCCTGGGAGTCCCGttcgcgccgccgccgtccctcaATCGGAGGCGGCAAGGCTTCGGCTTCGGCTGCGGCGGCCTCTCCGCTGCAGTGGGTGGTGACCGCCTTCTCCGTGGCGTCGCTGCCCAACACCATCATCATGGGCGTGCCGCTCCTCGGCGGCATGTACGGCGCCATGTCCAAGGACCTCATGAAGCAGATCGTCGTCATGCAGTTCTGCGTCTGGTACAACGTCGTCATCTTCATCTACGAGTACATGGCGGCCCGGCGCGCCGCGACGGCCATGGATGGCACCGCCAAGATTAGCCCTGGGTCGCCCGGGGCGGCGCCGTCCGCTGAGAAAATCGCTCCCAACGACGAGGCCATCGTTGCGGCTAAGCGGGCCCACGAAGTAACCGTAAACATCGAGATCACGGAGGTTGCCCCGGCGTCTACGGTACAAAAAGACCTGGCAGACAACACAACTACGACGGTGGCCAGGGAGATGAGTACCGATGCGGAGgaagcgtcgccgccgccgccggcgaagtCGACGGCGCCGTCGGTGACGCACATCGCGTTGATGGCAGGGAAGAAGGTTCTCAAGATTCCGAATACCTATGCCAGCTTCCTTGGCCTCATCTGGGCCCTGATCGCATTCAA GTGCGGAATCAAGATGCCAAAAATAATCGACGACTCACTGTTCACCATCCAGACGACGGCGGTGGGGCTCAGCATGTTCGCGTCGGGGACGTTCATAGCGCGGCAGTCGCGGTTCGTCCCGTGCGGCTACGCGATCGCGTCGGTGTCGATGGTGCTCAAGTTCCTGGTAGGCCCGGTGGTGATGCTGCTCGCGTCGCTCGCCATCGGCATGCACGGCACCCTGCTGCACATTGCTGTTGTACAG GCGGCACTACCCCTAGCTGTGACTTCATTTGTGTACGCTGAAGAATACAAGGTCCATGCAGACATCATGAGCACAGG GGTAATTCTTGGGATATTTATCTCACTCCCCGTCACCATTGTATACTACATTCTATTAGGGCTATGA